The Branchiostoma floridae strain S238N-H82 chromosome 7, Bfl_VNyyK, whole genome shotgun sequence region GAATATTGGATCGTTGTGAAAAACATGTCTGACAAAACAGAACAGAAATTCACAGATAAGTCACTCTTCccacataaaaaaacattcctTTAGCCTTAAATTATtttaacaagaaagcttttaaaaaaagctggccggggcgcatttggaaggactacctcaaaatttcatgttgtgttccagtaaaatgtgcatcattattaaactagaagtttatatctaaaatctatgggaagttggctggaaacctttgttcactggtataattggattttccggcgtacttttgtgggcggaattgtatcccttgtgtgcgctgtgtgccggatataaaaatcgtaaaagaaactccggtgcgagaccacagccaaaggcgggaagaggtcccggatgtgcattgtcgttctttcttcgtgacagaaatttcacaggcagacatggtacgaatatgtaatgaacagattatggacGGTCAATACTTCTCAAGCTTCTGAATCGTTTGGATATGAAAATTATCGTGCTGAAGATATTTATACGTGTCTGGGGGATCCTACCAGACAACTTGTATAACCAATCAGAAACCAGTCTGCGATTCTCCGCCAATCAACGATCAAATTGGCGTGTTGCTTTCTACCACGTCCGTAATAGGGATGTCTgaatcttaatttgcatacggCAGCATATACACATGTTATGGTGGGTCCGGtgatgcacagtgctcaatggcacgataggtctggtgtgtgcaaaatgcacagtgctcagtggcacaattggtctggtgtgtgcaaaatgcagtgctcagtggcacgattgagtctggtatgtgcaaaatgcacagtgatcaatgatctgttaataggtctcaaggtctaatttggttggatcaaggactctctttcaaacctctttggttggatgcaaaatgtaatgcgtagatttcagcagaagaagtataaatgtgtactgtgtaaaatcttattgagtacagacttttgctagctgtaagtttctgtatattactgtgtcacttgtatatatagcagagaacagtctaaggcgtcactgaaacagaaagaaaatattgtcttgatcacataacatcttactagtaccaacaaaaagcaaaaatctacaaaagttcaggtgtgacatcttgccaactgctttgctgattgcttaacagttagctacaatccgttgttttctactattctttggaaatgtatgttttaatgtattagaatccgatccatcttttcaacttgtacgatatttttacaatcaaaaatgccctgcataatgcctcgcatcggctcaagcacagtgcaccattaaactatctaaattctcgtcaatccccacacactggttttactaaaaaaactatataccgttccttggaaatatgtttcaatgtgtccgaattcatgatcactatcttttcaaattgtacgttactcttacgatcgaaaatgtcctgcaggacctcctgcagctgcatatatagacgcacgcccccctcccacccgcacgtaaactgttccaatcgttgcacaataaacttgactgtataccctccacaaaatctttcgtcaaatgtcgtgctcattttactcacatgacactacgccttagaatgtaatgttatattttaatacatccgaattccagaaagataactttacaaactgtaccaatttctgtacgataaaaatctcacctcctccgcaccgtcaacgcccgtgagggtatttaccggaataacccgaaatgacccggaataacccggaataaccgtaatatttcttgttcccatggccatatatacattattttatgccaaaatattgcattctgcgatcttaacttatcaaagcacactgtatttcggtagctttcatcctttattaaggttattccgggttattccgggttattccgggttattccgctaaatacccggacccgtcaacgctatcgcaaaatgaaccgtgcgatttaacgacaactcctcaaatgttacatgaccagtgttttactgcaaatcaagaaacattttcctttcctagactttgctaatgagcgctgcaatgttttctgtacgagtagaggtcatggataaacagtattcttacaacgtttatttgaagggctaagaagggctgagaattgtcgtaaaaacgcacggtacattgcgtttatttgaagggctgagaagggctgagaattgtcgtaaaaacgcacggtacattttgcgaccatagcagacccatccaaggacgaaccattaaaccgggcacaaagccgggcgccttcggcgccccggcaaaaatcAACTGGTTCCTAGATCAAATTTCTTCAACTGTCAACTATGCTCTTGTGTGCATCCTACCTTCATATGTGTTTTTGCTACTGTACTCATTTGTACATGATAACTGCTCCACAttctgaatatacatgtatctgcatgATTTGAGTCTATCATCCTGCTTTGTATACAGTTATATTTTGAGGTAACGGTGCATGTGCATGTCTTATCTAGATTAGATTGAATACCTGATTTCAGACTACACTTtattttattgtacaatttagaGACTTTGTATAAATTATGAGGAGTAAATCCTTATCTTATTGCTTGTTCCACTACTTTGGTGGACATCACATTGAATTTCTGTGATCCTAAATTTGCTTGAAGTCACAGACAAGGGACAGGTGATCGGATGGGTAAGTGTGAGAAGGTAACCTTGTCTCTCCCACCAACTCCTCTGGAGGAATCTCAAGACATGTTTCCACCTGGAACTTGTCTTTGGAGAAGAAGATGTAGTCTAACGTTTGGCGCCATTCCCCGTCAGTCCTGACAGTCCATGTCGTGTAAACTGGTTCTGATGTTTTGTCGTCACTCAGACTCTTGTAAGCACTGTTTAACTTCATCTTACTTTGACTCATCACACTATAGACATGTTCTGTTGGTTCTGCATTGAAGTCCCCACACAAAACAACAGGCGTACCTTTCCCCGAAAACTTCTGTGTCTGTTTCAGCAAATCCTTACCCTGTTCGGATCGAAGCCTTTCCCAACCTTTCCTTGCCTTGAGGTGGGTCACTCCCACAACAAAGGGCTTTGCGCTCCCTGTGGATGGATCTGAGAACTGCAGTTTGGCAAACAAAGCCACTTGGTTTGTTTCGAAACCACGGGAGGATAACACAATGCCATCTGCATCAACCAACGAGAATTTCTCCTTCTTGAAGAAGAGAGCACAGCCGTCTGGGCCGTTGTTATTCGGGCAGTAGAGCGCGGGAGAGTCAGGCTTGGGGTAAAACAGCCCGCGGTAGCCTAGACTCTTCAGGGCTGGTTCTAGGAAGTCGTGGTAGTGGTCAACTTCTTGGAAACACAGCACGTCCGAGTCATAGGTCAGAATCTCTTCCAGGATTCTGAACTTCCTCACATCCCAGTTGAGCGCTGCCGGTGGGCAACGGACAAAACTGTCGTCTGCTTGGCTGAGTGCTggagaaaagaacaagagcagTTTTACCATTGGAATACATGATATAAGTCAAAAGTCATGGGCAGGGGAGACAAGACATCCAACAGGGGTTTAGGAACTACCAGTAGtgtcatgatacatgtacattcattgtGATAAGATTTGGGATACTTATCTGAGGTATTCAAAAATCTAGCCAATGATTGTGTGTGGTATATATGATGGCATATATGCTCCTTTTACAGCCTCTTTGTTCTGTTACAGTACGGTAACAATTTGTTGCTAAAATAGATGAAAATTAATGCATGCGGAGATGTAATCTACTcgtacatatacaatatatatctatatatatacacgcCTTATTACTGTTTAACAGTCATCATGATTATGCAAACATGTTTCCTGTGGCACGCACGTGCGATGTTATTAATAACGTCACAGTTTTGTTAA contains the following coding sequences:
- the LOC118420286 gene encoding nocturnin-like, which encodes MANSMEILSQTHQPLLPHTVSTPQHPVVMATSSLTSKDKLLESCEKALKDQPPLLKRSFVSIAGGEGEVREGNVFRVMQWNILAQALSQADDSFVRCPPAALNWDVRKFRILEEILTYDSDVLCFQEVDHYHDFLEPALKSLGYRGLFYPKPDSPALYCPNNNGPDGCALFFKKEKFSLVDADGIVLSSRGFETNQVALFAKLQFSDPSTGSAKPFVVGVTHLKARKGWERLRSEQGKDLLKQTQKFSGKGTPVVLCGDFNAEPTEHVYSVMSQSKMKLNSAYKSLSDDKTSEPVYTTWTVRTDGEWRQTLDYIFFSKDKFQVETCLEIPPEELVGETRLPSHTYPSDHLSLVCDFKQI